The Desulfatiglans sp. genome has a segment encoding these proteins:
- a CDS encoding YbaB/EbfC family nucleoid-associated protein — MKGIPNMGNLMKQAQQFQNRMAKLQAELGQRTIEASSGGGMVSVVVNGQQELLSIKIDREVVNPEDVDMLQDLVLAAVNDGLARAKKMVNDEMGKLTGGLNLPNIPGLM; from the coding sequence ATGAAGGGAATACCGAACATGGGGAACCTGATGAAGCAGGCCCAGCAGTTTCAGAACAGGATGGCAAAACTTCAGGCGGAGCTCGGTCAGAGGACAATAGAGGCATCATCAGGCGGCGGCATGGTCTCTGTTGTTGTAAACGGGCAGCAGGAGCTGCTCTCCATAAAGATAGACCGCGAGGTGGTTAATCCTGAAGATGTGGATATGCTCCAGGACCTTGTGCTTGCTGCTGTAAATGATGGCCTTGCCCGCGCCAAGAAGATGGTTAATGACGAGATGGGTAAACTCACCGGGGGACTCAATCTCCCTAACATACCGGGTCTTATGTAA
- the recR gene encoding recombination protein RecR: protein MDIFPAPLERLIRDLSRLPGVGSKSATRMALYILNSNRELADSLAKSLVEVKDEIKFCSHCFNFTDTEPCAVCRDTNRSGRVICVVEGPGDQLAIEETGVFKGKYHVLHGVLSPLDGIGPENLKIGELISRCNSGDVEEVILAINPTTQGEATSSFLADILLKKNIKVTRIALGIPVGGDLKYMDYMTLKHSLNSRTLV from the coding sequence ATGGATATCTTTCCCGCTCCACTTGAAAGGCTTATACGAGATCTCTCAAGGCTACCCGGTGTTGGCAGCAAGTCTGCCACCAGGATGGCCCTCTATATCCTTAACTCAAACAGGGAGCTTGCAGACAGCCTTGCAAAAAGCCTCGTTGAGGTAAAGGATGAGATCAAATTCTGCTCTCACTGCTTCAACTTTACTGATACAGAACCATGCGCCGTGTGCAGGGATACAAACCGCTCTGGAAGGGTCATATGTGTTGTTGAAGGGCCCGGAGATCAACTGGCCATTGAAGAGACAGGTGTGTTCAAAGGGAAGTATCATGTCCTGCACGGTGTACTTTCACCATTAGACGGCATAGGGCCTGAGAATCTTAAGATAGGCGAGCTTATAAGCCGGTGCAACAGCGGCGATGTGGAAGAGGTGATACTTGCCATTAACCCAACAACACAGGGTGAAGCAACCTCTTCATTTCTGGCTGACATCCTGTTAAAGAAAAATATAAAGGTCACAAGGATAGCGCTTGGCATCCCTGTTGGCGGTGATCTCAAATATATGGATTACATGACCCTCAAACATTCACTTAACAGCCGTACCCTGGTTTAA